Genomic segment of Streptomyces zhihengii:
GCCGGTCTACATGGCGAAGGCCGGAGGCTTCTTCTTCCTGGTCTTCGGTGTCATCGCGATCATCTCCGCGCTGTTCACGATCAACCCGATCTGGGCGCTCGGCCCCTACCGGCCGGACCAGGTGTCCACCGGCGCGCAGCCCGACTGGTACATGGGCTTCGCCGAGGGTCTGATCCGTGTGATGCCGGGCTGGGAGATCAACCTGTGGGGCCACACGCTGGTCCTGGGCGTGTTCGTCCCGCTGGTCGTCTTCGGTGTGGTCCTCGGGGCCATCGCGATGTACCCGTTCATCGAGTCCTGGATCACCGGCGACAAGCGCGAGCACCACATCCTGGACCGCCCGCGCAACGCCCCGACGCGCACCGCCCTCGGTGTCGCCTGGGTCGTCGGCTACGTGATCATGCTGCTCGGCGGCGGAAACGACATCTTCGCGACGCACTTCCACATGTCGATCAACGCGATCACCTGGTTCGTGCGCATCACGTACTTCGTCGGGCCCGTCCTCGCGTTCATCATCACCAAGCGGATCTGCCTGGGTCTCCAGCGCCGCGACAAGGAGAAGGTGCTGCACGGACGCGAGTCCGGCATCATCAAGCGCCTGCCGCACGGTGAGTTCGTCGAGATCCACGAGCCGCTGGGTGCGGGCGACCGATACAAGCTGACCGCCCACGAGCAGTACAAGCCCGCGGAGATCGGCCCCACGGTCGACGAGAACGGCGTGAAGCGCAAGGTCGGCGTCATGGAGAAGATGCGCGTCCGGCTGAGCAAGTCGTACTACGGCGGCGACAGCCAGATCGCCAAGCCGACCGCCGACGAGTACAAGGAGATCACCAGCGGCCACGGCCACCACTGATCACCTGACCTGAGAGTCGCCACACGCCCCCCAGGGGGCACCGAAGGGCCCCGTCCATCCGCTGGACGGGGCCCTTCGGCGTGCCCGGGGCTGGATAGGGTGGAGACCATCCTGTTCGTAGCTGTGGACCCTGGAGCGGACCATGAACGTTGTGACCCCGATCGGCGGCGACAGCGTGGCGGCACACTCCTGGCCCAAGGTGCTGGACGCCCTGCTGGACAACCGCGACCAGAGCGCGGACGCGACCGCCTGGGCCATGGACCGCATCCTCAGCGGGGAGGCGACCAACGCGCAGATCGCCGGCTTCGTGACCGCGCTGCGGGCCAAGGGCGAGACCGTGGAGGAGATCTCCGGCCTGGTCCGCACCATGTACGAGCACGCCAACCTGATCGACGTGCCCGGCCCCAGCGTCGACATCGTCGGCACCGGCGGCGACGGCGCCCGGACGGTCAACATCTCCACCATGTCGGC
This window contains:
- the qcrB gene encoding cytochrome bc1 complex cytochrome b subunit, yielding MSTVTDTKKKAPAGEKVADWADGRLGIYSLAKANMRKIFPDHWSFMLGEICLYSFIIIILTGVYLTLFFHPSMNEIEYHGSYVPMQGIRMTEAYASTLDISFDVRGGLLIRQIHHWAALIFLAGMFVHMMRVFFTGAFRKPREINWLFGFLLFVLGMFTGFTGYSLPDDLLSGTGVRFTQGAILSVPIVGTYISMFLFGGEFPGHDIIARFYSIHILLLPGIMLGLVVAHLILVFYHKHTQFAGPGKTNKNVVGMPLLPVYMAKAGGFFFLVFGVIAIISALFTINPIWALGPYRPDQVSTGAQPDWYMGFAEGLIRVMPGWEINLWGHTLVLGVFVPLVVFGVVLGAIAMYPFIESWITGDKREHHILDRPRNAPTRTALGVAWVVGYVIMLLGGGNDIFATHFHMSINAITWFVRITYFVGPVLAFIITKRICLGLQRRDKEKVLHGRESGIIKRLPHGEFVEIHEPLGAGDRYKLTAHEQYKPAEIGPTVDENGVKRKVGVMEKMRVRLSKSYYGGDSQIAKPTADEYKEITSGHGHH